Proteins from a single region of Mucilaginibacter daejeonensis:
- a CDS encoding RagB/SusD family nutrient uptake outer membrane protein — MNKKILTISCIAALALSAVSCKKSFLEQYPPNAVELNSSFRTPTDVLTAVNGIYQSLRSSNNIGENSGLWTDERSDDTGRNDNQSNAGEPFQFGDFSILPSNTYLKSHWVSLYGTISRANVVLNNIDRITFSDAAQKQQYIAESKFLRAVMYFHLVRTWGDVPLVTKTFNGLDELNASTFREKQGTVYAQIVTDLKDALNSNLPNLQSGANLGRASKAAINAILGQVYLTMATTQDQSNRQSNLNDARTYLLAAYNMRTFSTLSSIPYADVFDVSKKANNAEVIWQIVNKQGDPTYSSSIAANNQAAGETINSLKPSSGVGGNVTPDLIKDYEMNDPRMAFSVKFASNANVRDYFITKFRDASSAASNLGYGGNDWPLIRYADVILMLAEVSNYLGDTNNAIAYLDQVRTRAGMPTYAASLATAGYSSKYPTLRLAILHERRVELAFEHHRWYDLLRTFSTEELVSYFKAKSQSDFGIARLANFTTKDRYFPIPFDEYKLDPAKMYQNPGY, encoded by the coding sequence ATGAACAAAAAGATATTGACCATAAGCTGCATTGCCGCCTTAGCGCTTAGTGCAGTGTCATGCAAAAAAAGTTTCCTGGAACAGTATCCGCCCAATGCGGTGGAACTGAACTCAAGTTTCCGTACGCCTACCGATGTGTTGACCGCCGTTAACGGTATCTATCAATCGTTACGCAGCAGTAATAACATTGGGGAAAATAGTGGTCTTTGGACCGACGAGCGTTCGGACGATACGGGCCGTAACGATAACCAGAGCAACGCCGGTGAACCGTTCCAGTTCGGCGATTTCTCGATCCTGCCGAGCAATACCTACCTGAAAAGTCACTGGGTATCATTGTACGGTACCATATCGCGTGCTAACGTAGTGCTCAATAACATCGATCGCATTACTTTCAGCGATGCCGCTCAAAAGCAACAGTATATCGCCGAGTCAAAATTCCTGCGTGCGGTGATGTATTTTCATTTGGTGCGTACCTGGGGTGATGTGCCGTTAGTGACCAAGACCTTTAACGGATTGGATGAATTGAACGCCAGCACTTTCAGGGAGAAACAGGGTACGGTTTATGCACAGATCGTGACCGACCTTAAAGATGCGTTGAACAGCAACCTGCCTAACCTGCAAAGTGGTGCCAACCTGGGCCGTGCCTCAAAGGCCGCCATCAACGCCATTTTAGGGCAGGTGTACTTGACCATGGCTACCACTCAGGATCAATCCAACCGTCAATCGAACCTGAACGATGCCCGCACTTACCTGCTTGCCGCGTACAACATGCGTACCTTTAGTACGTTGAGCAGTATACCCTATGCTGATGTTTTTGATGTAAGCAAGAAAGCCAATAATGCCGAGGTGATCTGGCAGATCGTGAACAAGCAAGGCGACCCAACCTACAGCTCATCCATAGCGGCCAACAACCAGGCGGCCGGCGAGACCATCAACTCGCTTAAGCCATCATCAGGTGTGGGTGGCAACGTTACGCCCGACCTGATCAAGGATTATGAGATGAACGACCCACGTATGGCCTTCTCAGTGAAATTCGCTTCTAATGCCAACGTGAGAGATTACTTTATTACCAAATTCCGTGATGCCAGTTCAGCAGCCAGTAACCTGGGTTATGGCGGTAACGACTGGCCATTGATCCGCTACGCCGATGTGATCCTGATGCTGGCCGAGGTAAGCAATTACCTGGGCGATACCAATAACGCTATCGCCTACCTTGACCAGGTACGTACCCGTGCTGGTATGCCTACCTACGCGGCCTCATTGGCTACAGCCGGTTATAGCAGTAAGTACCCGACCTTGCGTTTGGCCATATTGCACGAGCGCCGTGTTGAGCTGGCATTTGAGCATCATCGCTGGTATGACCTGTTGCGCACTTTTAGCACAGAAGAGTTGGTGAGCTATTTCAAGGCAAAAAGCCAGTCTGATTTTGGTATAGCCCGTTTAGCCAACTTCACCACAAAGGACCGCTATTTCCCGATACCTTTTGACGAGTATAAACTAGATCCTGCAAAAATGTATCAAAATCCGGGTTATTGA
- a CDS encoding glycoside hydrolase domain-containing protein: protein MKFFAAFLLSFSLACASAQVSQQVNTFLGSSGDHGQVSPAASYPFSMLSIGPQTYPKLHMGYEHKAKVFKGFTHNRFEGVGCQGSGGNILIRPFINDLASCVLNKVTEAAGAGYYQVAFANGIKAAMAVAKNTGAESYHFPAAGKRGFVIDLSHTLANKFVAEQHEVVANGITGWIDSRTTCNVGTYRVYYALRLNTATKFDALNDHQLLALVNADEVQLNIAFSSVDVAHAKASLNSQTFSAVKSDSEKGWNDVLGRITVKGEPEREKLFYSLLYRTVQSPYLVSETDGTYRATDGTLQKTKGQIYNGWAIWDNYRTQLPLLAILYPERYQYMMNSLVEMYKHGKKDYATQHEPSNTVRTEHAIVVLLDAYRKGFKVDLASIADSLNAEVDRLDFKTPDKALESSYDTWALSQIMNILHEPQKANKYLQKADKYKEYWNKDFKDLTKADVDRVSARGMYQGTIWQYRWLVPFDNKGLVELIGGEQAYLKELDHFFDNDLYTHANEPDIQAPLMYNFTSQPWRSQDLVHKYAVDTVVQYYFNDNSRGIDPFVDVVYQNKPDTYQRTMDDDAGAMSGWFIFAGTGLFPACSGWPVYYLSVPLFKEVQLNGNVNPFTIKVNNYTSDARYITSATLNGRPLERNWITHEEVMKGGTLVITASNKPSPNWSTKNQWMSSINMK, encoded by the coding sequence ATGAAGTTCTTCGCAGCCTTTCTACTGTCCTTTTCCCTGGCGTGTGCATCGGCCCAGGTATCGCAGCAGGTGAACACCTTTTTAGGTTCATCGGGCGATCATGGTCAAGTGTCGCCCGCGGCGTCATACCCGTTCAGTATGCTAAGCATAGGCCCGCAAACCTATCCTAAACTGCACATGGGCTATGAGCATAAGGCCAAAGTATTTAAAGGGTTCACCCATAATCGTTTTGAAGGTGTGGGTTGCCAGGGCAGCGGCGGTAATATTTTGATAAGGCCATTCATTAATGATCTAGCCAGCTGCGTACTCAACAAGGTGACCGAAGCGGCAGGCGCCGGATATTACCAGGTCGCATTTGCCAATGGCATCAAAGCGGCTATGGCCGTAGCTAAAAATACGGGAGCCGAGAGCTATCACTTTCCGGCGGCAGGGAAGAGGGGATTTGTGATCGACCTGAGCCACACGTTGGCCAACAAATTCGTGGCCGAGCAGCATGAAGTGGTGGCTAATGGTATCACTGGTTGGATCGATTCGCGCACTACTTGCAATGTGGGCACTTACCGGGTGTATTATGCGCTGCGATTAAATACAGCGACAAAGTTCGACGCATTGAACGATCACCAACTGTTGGCTTTGGTCAATGCGGATGAGGTGCAACTGAATATCGCTTTTTCGAGCGTGGATGTGGCCCATGCCAAGGCCTCGCTGAACAGCCAGACCTTTAGTGCGGTAAAAAGTGATTCCGAAAAAGGCTGGAACGATGTGTTAGGCCGTATCACTGTAAAAGGCGAGCCTGAACGCGAGAAGCTTTTCTACTCACTGCTGTACCGTACCGTACAATCGCCTTACCTGGTATCAGAAACCGATGGCACTTACCGCGCAACAGATGGTACTTTGCAAAAGACCAAGGGACAGATCTATAACGGCTGGGCCATTTGGGATAATTACCGTACCCAATTGCCACTGCTGGCTATCCTTTACCCTGAGCGCTATCAGTACATGATGAACTCGCTGGTGGAAATGTATAAGCACGGCAAAAAGGACTATGCTACTCAACACGAGCCAAGCAACACCGTACGTACCGAACATGCCATTGTGGTGCTACTTGACGCTTACCGCAAAGGCTTCAAGGTCGACCTTGCTTCCATCGCCGATTCATTGAACGCCGAGGTGGACAGGCTCGACTTTAAGACACCCGATAAAGCCCTCGAATCAAGTTATGACACCTGGGCATTGTCGCAGATCATGAACATCCTTCACGAGCCACAAAAAGCGAACAAATACCTGCAAAAAGCTGACAAATACAAGGAATATTGGAACAAAGATTTTAAAGATCTGACCAAAGCCGACGTAGACCGCGTATCGGCACGTGGCATGTACCAGGGCACCATTTGGCAGTACCGGTGGCTGGTGCCGTTCGATAATAAAGGACTGGTAGAGCTGATCGGTGGCGAGCAAGCTTATCTGAAGGAGCTTGATCACTTTTTTGATAACGACTTATATACGCATGCCAACGAGCCCGACATTCAGGCGCCGTTGATGTACAACTTTACCTCGCAGCCCTGGCGATCGCAGGATCTGGTGCACAAATATGCCGTTGATACGGTAGTGCAATACTATTTTAACGACAATAGCCGCGGCATCGACCCTTTTGTTGACGTGGTCTACCAAAACAAACCCGATACTTACCAACGTACCATGGATGATGATGCCGGCGCCATGTCGGGCTGGTTCATATTTGCCGGTACGGGGCTGTTCCCGGCTTGCTCGGGTTGGCCGGTGTACTATCTGAGTGTGCCGCTTTTTAAGGAGGTACAGCTTAACGGGAATGTTAATCCTTTTACCATCAAGGTCAATAATTATACCTCTGATGCACGGTACATCACCTCGGCCACGCTGAACGGTCGCCCGCTCGAACGCAACTGGATCACCCACGAAGAAGTGATGAAAGGTGGAACGCTGGTGATCACTGCCTCTAACAAACCTAGCCCTAATTGGAGTACCAAGAATCAATGGATGTCATCCATCAACATGAAATAA
- a CDS encoding glycerophosphodiester phosphodiesterase family protein, with translation MRTKILMTTLLLQAAALVAIAQNKVMVAAHRGDWRNAPENSLRAFGNAAAMGVDVIELDLARTSDGVIVIMHDQTIDRTTNGKGKPSDFTFEEIRKFGLKNGLGRVTGNHIPTLKDVMLAVKGKKVMVNLDKSYPYYNEAYAILTETGTLKQALFKAEVTYAELKEKYPDLIGNITYMPIVNLDKPEARKIIVDYLANMRPYAFEMNFKQDTSSILKDNKFITRTGTKVWLNSLWASLNAGHEDDLAVEQNNKKDSWDWLIAHGATVLQTDRPKELLQYLRTQKLHQ, from the coding sequence ATGAGAACAAAGATATTAATGACCACGCTGCTGCTTCAGGCCGCTGCATTGGTGGCCATAGCACAGAATAAAGTAATGGTGGCAGCCCACCGCGGCGACTGGCGTAACGCACCCGAGAACTCGCTGCGGGCGTTTGGAAACGCTGCGGCCATGGGTGTGGATGTGATCGAACTTGACCTTGCCCGTACAAGTGACGGCGTGATCGTGATCATGCACGACCAAACAATCGACCGTACCACCAATGGCAAAGGCAAGCCATCTGACTTTACCTTTGAGGAGATACGGAAATTCGGTTTGAAGAACGGTTTGGGCCGCGTCACCGGCAATCATATTCCTACGCTTAAAGATGTGATGCTGGCCGTTAAAGGTAAAAAGGTGATGGTGAACCTCGACAAAAGCTACCCTTACTATAATGAAGCGTATGCGATATTGACCGAGACCGGCACCCTAAAACAAGCCCTCTTTAAAGCCGAAGTGACCTACGCCGAGCTCAAGGAAAAGTACCCTGATCTGATCGGAAATATCACTTACATGCCGATCGTCAATTTAGATAAGCCTGAGGCACGCAAGATCATTGTCGATTATCTGGCCAATATGAGGCCCTATGCCTTCGAGATGAATTTCAAGCAAGATACCTCGAGCATCCTGAAAGACAATAAGTTCATTACCCGCACGGGTACAAAAGTTTGGTTAAATTCGCTGTGGGCATCGCTCAATGCAGGGCACGAGGATGATCTGGCCGTTGAGCAGAATAACAAGAAAGATAGCTGGGATTGGCTCATCGCACATGGTGCGACCGTGCTTCAAACCGACCGGCCAAAAGAATTACTGCAATACCTGCGTACACAAAAATTACATCAATGA
- a CDS encoding YdcF family protein, with protein sequence MINRSLYKYILLAAALYVGVGSADAQIAAPSATYKLVSGNDWVKAKNYYLLTLLEQDKAVGALLNGDAELASLARKKVDALNRSLGECKDALCLPGQIKLSTEEISLVSARLSALYKAGNALDKLVREHLMASGTYINLKAKTPAELLIKAWEQDAAAVNHTIEVYAEGKKPNYPQIDSISFDIKRKSYYTLMYDCSSEVAQETGDKPLFFQPALNAALTYLEVNERRNAADHEPMATTANRAAAEHVKLVKWASYPYSHILVPGAGPDNLTTPLSGEGMLRCKFAARQYFAGQAPFVVVSGGAVHSFKTKYHEAVEMRRYMINTLHLPVHAVIIEPHARHTTTNLRNDVRIAFRYGMPMAKPALIVTDKYQNDFIMNMDKRCMTEMGFVPYKLGKRLSDTALEFYPVITALQIDADEPMDP encoded by the coding sequence ATGATCAATAGAAGTCTATACAAATACATCTTATTAGCGGCCGCCTTATATGTAGGTGTTGGCAGCGCCGATGCACAGATCGCGGCACCAAGTGCCACTTATAAATTGGTATCGGGTAACGACTGGGTAAAGGCCAAGAATTACTACCTGCTCACCTTGCTGGAGCAGGACAAAGCCGTCGGCGCTTTGCTAAATGGCGATGCGGAATTGGCTTCACTGGCTCGTAAAAAAGTGGATGCTTTGAATAGGTCGCTCGGTGAATGCAAGGATGCTTTGTGTTTGCCTGGCCAGATCAAGCTTAGCACAGAGGAAATAAGCCTGGTGAGTGCCCGGCTTTCGGCCTTATATAAGGCGGGTAACGCATTGGACAAGTTGGTCAGGGAGCATCTGATGGCATCGGGTACTTACATCAATCTTAAGGCCAAGACACCGGCAGAGCTATTGATCAAAGCGTGGGAACAGGATGCCGCGGCCGTTAACCATACCATTGAGGTTTACGCAGAAGGTAAAAAGCCTAACTACCCGCAGATCGATTCGATCAGCTTTGATATCAAGAGGAAGAGTTACTACACGCTGATGTATGATTGCTCGTCGGAGGTTGCGCAGGAGACAGGTGATAAGCCGTTGTTCTTTCAACCGGCTTTGAACGCTGCGCTGACCTACCTGGAGGTGAATGAACGCCGCAATGCTGCTGATCATGAACCCATGGCCACCACAGCCAACCGTGCTGCTGCCGAACACGTGAAGCTGGTCAAGTGGGCCTCATATCCTTACTCGCACATACTGGTGCCGGGTGCAGGTCCTGATAATTTGACCACGCCGCTAAGTGGAGAAGGTATGCTGCGTTGCAAATTTGCTGCACGTCAGTACTTTGCTGGTCAGGCACCTTTTGTGGTGGTATCAGGTGGTGCAGTGCATTCTTTCAAGACCAAGTACCACGAGGCCGTAGAGATGAGGCGATACATGATCAATACGCTGCATTTACCTGTCCATGCGGTGATCATTGAGCCGCATGCCCGTCATACCACTACCAACCTTCGTAATGATGTCCGCATCGCTTTCAGGTATGGTATGCCGATGGCCAAGCCCGCCCTGATCGTGACCGACAAATACCAGAACGACTTCATCATGAATATGGACAAGCGTTGCATGACCGAGATGGGGTTTGTGCCTTACAAGCTGGGCAAACGCTTGTCTGACACCGCCTTGGAATTTTACCCGGTGATCACTGCCCTGCAGATCGATGCCGATGAACCCATGGATCCATGA
- a CDS encoding glycoside hydrolase family protein encodes MNRRDAIFTSGLALTALALMPETIFAADGKVSAFAKKLKPIGRRLEMDGYYVWCNSPIEGPDGKIHMFFSRWVASKKMGGWINGSEICHAVADHPEAEFVFKDVILAPRGPGYWDATTCHNPSIKMMDGKYCLFFMGNSNGKTNTKRIGLATATSLDGPWTRPDAPLLEAGPTGAWDDHCTTNPAFIKHPNGEYWLFYKSWNTAEYENSKDPVVKGNRKYGLAIAKTLEGPYVKYEGNPVIDFSSRLNNAQLEDAFVWMDKGHLHMLCRDMGIFNHEYGLLMDSKNGIKWDEPQIAYYDAAHYNIVQPPPPSYLKKYGRFERPQLLFQNGKPTYLYTASQGGKYMTSSSFLFKIS; translated from the coding sequence ATGAACAGACGCGACGCCATTTTTACTTCGGGGCTGGCCTTAACAGCACTGGCCCTGATGCCCGAGACCATATTTGCCGCCGATGGGAAGGTATCGGCCTTTGCCAAAAAGCTAAAGCCCATAGGCCGCAGGCTGGAAATGGATGGCTACTATGTGTGGTGCAATAGCCCTATCGAAGGCCCGGATGGAAAGATACATATGTTCTTTTCGCGCTGGGTGGCCAGTAAAAAAATGGGCGGCTGGATCAATGGCTCCGAGATATGCCATGCCGTGGCAGATCACCCTGAGGCCGAGTTCGTGTTCAAGGACGTGATACTGGCACCACGCGGCCCTGGCTATTGGGATGCTACCACCTGCCATAATCCATCCATTAAAATGATGGACGGTAAGTATTGCCTCTTTTTTATGGGTAACAGCAACGGCAAGACCAACACCAAACGCATAGGACTGGCCACGGCCACCTCGCTGGATGGCCCCTGGACCCGCCCCGACGCCCCACTATTGGAAGCAGGACCTACCGGTGCGTGGGATGACCATTGCACCACCAACCCGGCGTTCATTAAGCATCCCAACGGCGAGTACTGGCTGTTCTACAAATCATGGAACACCGCTGAGTACGAGAACTCCAAAGACCCAGTGGTAAAAGGAAACCGCAAGTACGGACTGGCCATTGCTAAAACGCTGGAAGGCCCTTACGTTAAGTATGAGGGCAACCCTGTGATCGATTTTTCCTCACGCCTTAATAATGCGCAGTTAGAAGATGCCTTTGTATGGATGGATAAAGGCCATCTCCACATGCTGTGTCGTGACATGGGCATCTTTAACCATGAGTACGGCCTGTTGATGGACTCGAAGAACGGCATCAAATGGGATGAACCGCAGATCGCTTACTATGATGCGGCTCACTATAACATCGTACAACCACCGCCACCCTCCTACCTCAAAAAATACGGCCGCTTTGAACGACCGCAATTGTTGTTTCAGAATGGCAAGCCCACGTACCTGTACACCGCATCGCAGGGAGGTAAGTACATGACCTCGTCATCCTTTTTATTCAAGATCAGCTGA
- a CDS encoding RagB/SusD family nutrient uptake outer membrane protein, producing the protein MKNKILYIAAFTCAITAGCKKQLDQTPISTSTTATFFASNSDFIQATNAVYADLRTYPDRMLNLSETRSDNSYAVADGPRDWEPINNFARSISANAYVIEAWNTNFNGIYRANTLLDKLVTNASAITDPTLKTRLTAEARFLRAFMYFDLVRWFGKVPIINKVVSVNESLTIPRSPVSDVYNFIIDDLKFAADNLPDVYSAAADKGRATKFAAKGILALVYMTRSGPTYNIEGPGLGTNDWQTALGLLNEIIASGKYSFLSSFANIFSYTNEGNAEVVFDINYSTGSNPVVGGTFPWLLVPDLYFTSIGKPVQGGLLIRPVSNNLVSSYAAGDVRKDFTIFTQGFTATGGGSEVRPFFKKYLDITKVPTNRLDWPINYIVMRYTDVLMLKAECILKGASGTQAEVDAIVNQVRTRAGLTTPVSGTTLPQLMEERRREFAAEGLRWHDLVRSGLVTTVMPAWIAVDDIQKSIQPFQNNYVIYPIPQSELNAAPGLYTQNAGY; encoded by the coding sequence ATGAAAAATAAGATATTATATATAGCAGCTTTTACCTGCGCCATCACTGCCGGCTGTAAAAAGCAGTTAGATCAAACCCCGATCTCTACATCTACCACGGCCACCTTCTTTGCCTCTAACAGTGATTTCATACAGGCCACCAACGCCGTATATGCTGACCTGCGCACTTATCCTGATCGCATGCTCAACCTATCGGAGACCCGGTCAGACAATTCATACGCCGTGGCGGACGGTCCGCGCGATTGGGAGCCGATCAACAACTTTGCCCGCAGTATATCGGCCAACGCCTATGTGATCGAGGCCTGGAACACTAACTTTAACGGCATCTACAGAGCCAACACCCTGCTCGATAAATTGGTGACCAATGCATCGGCCATAACCGATCCTACGCTTAAAACACGTTTGACCGCCGAAGCCCGCTTTTTGCGTGCCTTTATGTACTTTGACCTGGTACGCTGGTTCGGTAAAGTGCCGATCATTAACAAGGTGGTATCTGTTAACGAGAGCTTGACCATCCCACGCAGCCCGGTGTCTGACGTTTATAATTTCATCATTGATGACCTGAAATTCGCGGCCGATAACCTGCCTGACGTTTACAGTGCCGCTGCCGATAAAGGCCGCGCTACTAAATTTGCCGCAAAAGGTATCCTGGCACTGGTGTACATGACCCGCTCGGGCCCTACTTACAACATCGAAGGTCCGGGTTTGGGCACCAACGACTGGCAAACCGCTTTAGGTTTACTGAACGAGATCATTGCCAGTGGCAAATACTCCTTCCTGTCGTCGTTCGCTAATATCTTCTCTTACACCAACGAGGGCAATGCCGAGGTGGTGTTCGATATCAATTACTCTACCGGCTCCAACCCGGTGGTGGGTGGTACCTTCCCTTGGTTACTGGTACCCGATCTGTACTTTACCTCAATAGGTAAACCGGTACAAGGTGGTTTGCTGATCCGCCCGGTATCTAACAACCTGGTGAGCAGCTATGCAGCAGGCGATGTGCGTAAGGACTTCACCATCTTTACCCAGGGCTTCACCGCAACAGGTGGTGGCAGCGAGGTCAGGCCATTCTTTAAAAAATACCTGGACATCACCAAAGTGCCTACCAACCGTTTGGACTGGCCGATCAACTACATCGTGATGCGTTATACCGATGTACTGATGCTGAAAGCTGAATGTATACTGAAAGGCGCTTCTGGCACTCAGGCTGAAGTGGACGCCATCGTGAACCAGGTGCGTACCCGTGCTGGTTTGACCACCCCGGTTAGCGGCACCACCCTCCCACAGCTGATGGAGGAACGCCGCCGTGAATTTGCTGCCGAAGGCCTGCGTTGGCATGATCTGGTGCGCAGCGGTTTAGTGACCACTGTGATGCCAGCATGGATAGCCGTAGATGATATCCAAAAATCGATACAACCGTTCCAGAACAACTACGTGATATACCCGATACCACAAAGCGAGCTGAATGCTGCTCCTGGGTTATACACACAGAACGCTGGTTATTAA